atttctgtgtgaaaaaAACACAGCTACATGTGAACATTCTTATGGAGACGTCCAGAAATCCAGACatccaaaaatattttcttttacttcttgTATCCTGTCATCACATTTTTGGAAAAACTATGAAGATATTGCTTGCCAACTGAGTACTTTTTAAAGTTCCACTTTGCAAAGCAGCTActgcttctttttaatttaattgtgCCATTAATGTTACGATTTTAATAACTCAATACCTAATTAAACTGATGCGAGTTTAAATAACACTGAACTGAAGTGCAGATAATCAGCTactaaaatatttcagtgatttttgCACATGTATAAAAGGGGTATGCCTTTTCTTTAGATGTAAGTCTCTTTCagcatgtttttgttttaaagcaaaagGTCTGGAGCAAGGATTGAGTGTAAAGTACTAGCTCAAGAGTCATCAGATCACCAAGCTGCAATTAAGTCTGTAGAGGTTGGATAGCTAGTCTACGGAGCAATATACTGTAGACCAACAATAACCAAAGcctgaaaaaaatccccatgaGACAACCTTGTGAAGTTTTGAGTCACTTGTAGGTGTTATCTgaatgtgctggtttggggaagAAGTGCAGTGGCTAGTTGTGTGGGAAAGGGGcagcagagtgacagaacaTTCTGCACAAGCACAGGTGAAGAGGTGCCAGGTGGTAATAACTTGTTCTGCTGGTCAAGTGGCATTCCTGCAGCCTGAGTGGCTTGAGCCAATAGGGAAATGAAGCTTGAAGGCCACAGAGAAAGGAGCTGTCATACTGCACATTGCCAGTTATGGTTGCTGAAGAATTGGAAATACAGCAGATGGCTGATTTGTTACACTTAGATCTTTGCTGCACCATCAGTTTTGATATACTGTAGCCTGTGCTATTGTACAGTTTGTAGCAGTTTAACAAACATTGCTCTCATAAATGGTTTGAATATATTTTCGTATATACTGATCTTGAATTCTGCTGAACGTAAAGTATTTTGAATTATATTCTGTGTGTCTCTCCTAAGAAAGTTGTTTTGCAGACTTGCTTTGAAAGTTTTTCAGATTAATGCATtctattttaaagcatttgttAAGAGTAAAAAAGTTTGCACTACCACTTGACAGATCATAGTTTTTAGAAGAAAGGTAGCAATGTTAGTTTTCTTAAAAAGACAGtgtcttgttttttgttttcaggtGATCACTGGAGGACATTATGATGTTGACTGTCGTTTGGAAGATCCTGATGGCATTGTGTTGTACAAAGAGATGAAGAAACAATATGATAGCTTCACGTTCACTGCATCCAGAAATGGAACGTACAAATTCTGCTTCAGCAACGAATTCTCTACTTTTACACACAAAACTGTGTACTTTGATTTCCAAGTTGGAGAGGATCCACCACTGTTTCCTAGTGAGAATAGAGTAACTGCACTTACCCAGGTAAAATGCCGTTGCATTTGACAGTGgctgcttttttcctcttcagctgccTTAGATATCTATATCATGTTTGAAAAATCAGTGGATTGGAGTTTCTAAAAGAATCAGAATTACAATAATGAGCTTGCTTTCTGAGCATCAGATTTATAGAACACAGAGCTCAGAAAGTGCTTAAGAGAAAATTAGGATAGTAAAATAAACTCTTCGCTggtatctttcttttttctttctttttttttttttttgttaaagaaaCTTCATTTTAGTGCCATGGTTATGTATCTCTTGAAGTGTGGATTTCACAGACTGTAAATGTTGATGAATCAGGGGAAACATTGTTTTGATGTTTAAAATGGTAGTCTTTTTAGGGGGAGGACCTGAGCTGACCTCTCATGTAACCCATTTTTAAAACGGAAAAGAAAATTCTAGCAAAATAAAATGAGTAACAATATCAGCCATATGTAGCTGGGTTCTAGGTATTTGTCCTCTATAAGACAGTACGAAGTGTTAGGTCATTATTACTGTATTTTCAGAATTTCTCAGTGTTCTACCACCTCTAAATCTACCGAAACTTCTCTTGGAACTCTTCATGCATTCCCACTCAGGTCCTTACATTATAGCCATCATCAAACCTTGCTTTAAACAGCCATCAAAGAATGCTTGTTGTGGTTGCTATTTTGCTAGTTTGGATTCAGTAGTATAAATACTGCCTTCCTTATGCCACTCTCCCCTGAATTTACCATACTAAGCCTGCAGTAGCAGAGACCTGTAATGAGTAGATGACTTCCTTTCAATTCAGCTACAGCTCTTGCCTCTTTTTCTTGTCATTCTTGTACCCTGCTTTATTTTGGATTCTCATTCTTGGTTTTGTATCTTTCCGTCTCTTTTTCTTACTTTAGCCTTCATTCCGTTCAGTCTCTGTGATCTGTTATGTGTAGGTTTTCTTTTGCTATTGTGGCACCAGCAGAGGGGCTTAGAGAATGAAGAACATGCAGTTCCTGGGTCTGAAGTCGCTGCAGCCCCTTGCAGCCTGTGGGAGAAGatgtatataaaaataatttatcacTGGGTTGTAGCATACACAATGCAAATAAGGTATTTTGGACAGGGAAAGTTAGTTTTCAGAATATAAAACATCTTTGGTATAAAGCTGCTAGCCTGATCAAGTTTGGGCAGCCTTTCAAGTGGGCAGTAAAAGGCAAATCCCTAAAACCAAAGTGATTTTGTTTAAATCCCTTACGCAGAATAGGAGAGCTCTGTAATTTATTAGTGAGACCAATGTCAGAACTTGGTTTGGAAAAACTCTTCCTGAATTTCATTGAGAAGAGTGTCTTGGACATGTTCAGACACATGTCTTGAAAGCCATCAGCTTGAAAAGATGGTTACACACAGACATGAGTGGCTGAGAATGGTCCTCCCTGGGTATTATGTGCTGTTTTATCTTCAGGAAATACAGATTTTAAGCCattaaacagaaaaccaaattgTGTCAAGAAGTGAAATATTTTGGTTAAATATTGCTTAATCTCTTTGTGATCAAAATATAATAAGGAGTACTGAGTTTTAATTagagaaaataaactgaaagaagATTATATGAAAATAATCTGGGGCTTGGAAAACTGATAATGTTCCTTTTAAGTGAAAAAGGACAAGTTGAACAATTAAGTGTTGGTTATATGATTGTGTTATGGAGCTTTTGGGACCGCTTTTTGAAAGGTAATAATTCTACTTTTTCTAACCACTCACTGGCGAAGAGGTGAGTGTCTTGCTAAAAGAACTTGTTGAATTCAGTAATGTAGATTTTTCAACGTGTGAATTACGCAGTGAAGAATATCATACTTTTGAAGCACAGAAGCATACTCTGTGCATTTTAATGTTACAAGCAACTGCTTGTCTTTCAGGTACGTGTGTAATTAAGAACCGGGGTACCACTGACATTTCAAAAGTGTTTCTGATGTTAATTTTGAATCCAAATGTACATGAACTTAAGATTTGTTTagtcactctttttttttatctacaGTTATTATTATCTATAGTTTTACATGCTTCTGTATTTGAGTGGTGCATTTTTGTAACATGGTTTGATCGTTTTAAGTCAAATGTTACTGCATTTACCCTATCACAATGGACGCGCTTAATCTTTTGCTTGCAGGGTTACATGAATCCTAGTTTTAATTACCAGACCTCAAaactttgcagaaaaagcacttGGAAGGGATTTTTATTCAGTGGTGTGTATTTGTTTGCTTCTCTAGATGGAGTCTGCTTGTGTTTCCATTCATGAAGCTTTGAAATCTGTCATCGATTATCAGACTCACTTCCGCCTGAGAGAAGCACAGGGccgcagcagagcagaggatttGAACACGAGAGTGGCCTACTGGTCCATAGGGGAGGCAATTATTCTTCTTGTTGTTAGTATTGGGCAGGTGTTTCTCCTCAAAAGCTTCTTCTCTGATAAAAGAACCACAGCAACCCGTGTTGGATCATAATTCATAGTGGTAATGCTTCAGGTCATTGTGTGCTACTCATCTGTAAAAAATTAACTGTACTCTGATTAACTGTAGGTACAAAGGATCTGAATATATGCAACATTCAAATGTATCTGCCCCTCATTACtcaaaaatcacaaaacagACCCATAATGTTATGAAAGGGATGCAtgatttgaaatattttagaaaTACCTTGAAACTTCAGTGTTTTCTGATTCCTGTTTTAAATACCTGGCAGTCACCAGCCTCTCTTTGTTTCTAGTGATTTTAATCTAAACTGAATTTGAATTTCACCAGTAAGATTAGCCAAGTACAACGTAATATTTTAAACTAACCTAGCAGTCTAGTGCCTGATATGGAAGACAATATATGTGAAAATCTGATCCAATTTTGATTTTCAGTCTGAATGTATTGGTTTGTAAAAAAGCAAATGTGATGAACTGTAGAGCACTGTTTTGATTTGCTGTACCCCTTATTTGTAAAACATGCAAGCTTGACACTACATCATGGTGTAAATTCTCCATCAACCTGGTAAGTCTCCATCTTCAAAACTTGCTAAGTTTTATACTTGAGTATGTTTGCTTAAACATACATTCTTCTATAGTAAAATAAATTCATTTCTTCTTTGACAATGTTTGTTTGACTGAACAACGTGTAAGCTGAGACTACTCAGGAAATCCATTTTCTCTATTCAAAAATCCAAATCtccatgtttattttaaaaacatacagTAAAATAGGGGATCTTGTAACTTTCTCATTGAAACTACAGTTTTTGTGCCCCTAcatgttgctgctgcttttttggaTTTGAGACCAGAAGTAGCTTGGTTCGTTAAGCAACAGAGCACTAGCACTGGACAAGATTATATTATGTGTTGGGCACATACAAAGCTTTTTACTAAATTGTTTTCCTATTATGAGGCCTATTTGATACTGATACTGCATTGCACAAGTGCTgtaaattttgttttcctgcgtGTGGTGCATTGGTACATGAAGTCTTGCGCATCTGATTTTCACTCTGTTTTGCTAGTGCAGGAAATCTTATAAGTATTTCAGGTTCTCTTTTTGGTAGTCATAGCTGCATCATTTCCGTGGTTCATGTCTTTATTAGCTTATGTACTGTAAAGTCTTGTTTTATTTGGATGTGGAAGGTAGTAAATGCATGTACATATGAGTAGCTTGAGTTGAGCTGGTCATCATAATGCTAAACTCTGTCAAATGGCTTGGAGGAATAAGCAGACTGACCAATTCTGAAGTGCACACTAAATGAAGGTGAAAAGAATTGTCACATATTGCTAGATAAATCAAAATATGGTTCTTAAACAAGTTCTTGGCAAACAGAGAAAGAACGCTAAACCCTTATTAGTTTCCTATGTTATTTATAGCAAAAACTTAGAAGTTACATATACAGGTGACACTTGAGCAGTCTGAATATTTGGCTAGGATgacttgattttaaaatattgtgatggctggaaaaaaaaagtgcaccTGGTTTCTGTTGAGAATTAAATGTCTGCTTTTTTCAAAACTGAAGAAAGATCTTAAACAGCCACAAAATTATTTGGAAGGTCAGAGGGATATTAAAAAGCTTCAGAGTTACGTCTAATGTTTTTTCTATCctgtaataatttttaaatactaAAGTCCCATTTTGGGATGCAAGCTTCCCAGAATGGTTAGACTCAACAAAGATCAGGAAACAAACATCTAGTGCTTTCTTCTTATGATACAAATCTGTGCCTGCACACAATACTTGTACGCTTTATTCTTGTGTTTCAGCAACTGATAGTactttctgtgctgtgttgCACACAATAATGAAGCAAGTGGTACATTTCTGGTGCAAGTGTCAGATGAAAACATggcataattttttttagtGTCCACTATTATCCTATGGAGTTTGAATATCACTTCTGTAGCTTTAATTGCGGCAAAGGTATTTGGTTTAAAGATTGAAATGTGTTGGCTTTTTTCCACTGGGGATTTCTGTGTGCTGTCAAAATGAGTGGAGTAAGATAGACAAAGGTCAGCCATCACGTGCAGATCTCTATTCATGATGTTTGAATGTGTGAAGTGGGACTGTTCAGCTTCATATTGCTCCCACCACAGAGGTTTTGAGCACTTGACTTTTGTATTGAAGTTGAGTATCCAAACCAGTCCTCTGGTATCCTGCTGCATAATACGCAGCAATAGATTAAAAACGCctttatttttgtgttattAAAAACATGGCACAAATACACATTTAAGCATAGCTGTATATAGTTTTTAAAATGTGACTGAATAGGCTACAATAAAACACATGCTAACACGCAGTGGGTGAAGAAATGCATTGTGACTTTTGGTTAAAGCTACATCTTTTTAGTATATGAAAATGATAGTTTGGTTAATGGTTGATACACAAGTACACGCTCTGCGTTAAAGGGGATATAACTGTGTTTTAAATTGCTAAAGTCTCTGGGTTTCAGCTATTCCTTGGATGTTTCATGTTTACAGAACTTCTTTTCTTGTCCTGAAATGTCAGTTCTTGTTTtagttgggggtggggggcgtGGGGAGGAAGTTTCATTTGATTAAGGCAAAAAGCAGTCCCTGTGAATATTgtatggggaaaataaaaattaatatatgAGTGTGGTCTCATTATTTTGTTTGCATGTTCTAGTGGGGAGGGTTATTCTTCAAAAAAAATTTGAATGATGATTTGAGTGGCTAGCTTGCATTTTAACACATTGCAGCTAATCTGCCACTTGACACTTGGTCATGGCTTCTGTTGCTGTTCATTGTGAAGTGTTCTGGATCACTGCCGTTCGTAATTAACTGTGATTTCAGGTcacaggaaaaattaaaaggaagataGTGTAGTTACTGGCCCTTTGCTCAGCCCATCAGCAGGACAGGCAATAGTACTCAGAAATCTGTTCGTGTTGGAGTGGGATTCAAAGTGGTTGACCACAGATGCCAGGAGGGACTTGGGACTTGCTTCGTCTTATCACATTCATTCTGTAGGTACGAGGTTAATATGGGATGAGCTAGAAATATGTCCAACTAATGTTGTCCAAGGATGAGATAAAAACTCCAAATATTACGTAGCAGCTAAAGGCCTTCGTGCAGGTACTTTGTAATATGCACCTACTTGCTGAATGCTCACATCTACCAGTTAAGTTTTAAAAAACAGAGTAGGCATCATTGCCTTCTGTGGGCAACTTCCAAAATGGCTTTTTTCCTGATATTTGTACAACAACTGACATAGGAAAAAAgacagtaatatttttttttccctaagaatgtactaaaaaaaacccaaaagaaataaagcagctGTTGTCTAGAAGTATGGGTAAATTTTTTTCCGTGATGTGGTATTGTTATGATCAAGTAgctgtctggggttttttttgggtgccTGGTATGCACGATTTCAAAGTAGCTTAAGAAAGCTGAAGCACTTTCCCATTGAAAGCTGATCatcttgccaaaaaaaaaaaaaaaaaaaaaaaaaaagccccaaacaaaacaccaaaaaactcATGCCCCCctgccaaaccaaaccaaccagcccACTACATTTAATTGAAAGGATGAGCCAGTGGATCAGCTAGCTTGTATAACGATAAAGGCAATTTATCAAGGAGCAAGTAGAAATGCGGTCTGCACCACTGCACCCATTTTAAACAGTTTCTCAGCCAGGTCACCTAAGGATGCAAATGCAGCAAGGGTGCAGCACAACCTGCTTTTTGTGTGACTGCACAGTGGTAGCAATTCTTGAAACAAATTTTTAAAGCCTGACCCTACGGTTCAACAGAAATCCATTGTACTGCGCTAGGTTACTCCAGGAGAGAGGTTGTGTGCTTGGTGCAGGACTGAAGTTGATCATGTGATACAGGTCCAATTTCCTGAGTAGAGTGGGGTTTTGCTGCCTGTAGTTACATCCAAAATCTGTAAAGGAAAGCAGGCTTGCTCCATATTATCAAGAACTCAGATTTACACTGTCTAATGCAACTCTGGATTTGTTGCTACTGACTTTAGAGGCTTTTGTGTGGATTTATCTTCAGTTGCCATCAAAGCGTGCCTCTTCATTGTTCTCAATATCCAAATGTTACATGCCTGTGCTTTCTGCCTAACTGGACTCTTTACAGGAGGTAGGCATACTCCAAAAAACTCCAGTAAGGGGAGCATCATCTAACACCAATGTTTGTTTAAAGCTCAGTCTTATCAATCCTCTTTAGCTTTACTAAGTTACTTCTTTCAGCCACTGAACCTCTGTACATTTACATCTAATGAGTGCTAGCTCCACTTGTCAGTAAAACCTTGGCCTTGTTCCTTGAAGTGATTGAAATCTTCCAATATCACTTGATTTCTTGTAAAAAACTTTaaggtcctttttttttcagtacagcTCATTGTAGGTAGGAgcacgtctccagggatgaagtgAAAGCAAGAGTTTAACATGTGCCCTAAATGAGAGAGTTGCAAAGTCTTTCTCATGTTCCTCCCTTTGACTTCCCTGGTTGTCAAATCAAGTCCCAGAAAAGTGGGGTTATGGTGTGTAcacacagctgagcttgacccaGTATGTGGTGTGAGACgccaggggaagcagcagcttgtcTCAGCTCAGGAAATATCCTGGTGCACATAGCAGCAGCACTCAAAAGGTTCaatgtttgttttgaaaagtcCCATGCTAACAAACTTTAGGGCAAAACCTTAGTTAAGTTGTCCTGGGTTCAGCTAGGAGAGGGTTAATTCTTCACAAGATGCTGGGAGAGGCCACAGCTAGGATAGCCAACTGAACCAGCCCGTAGGATATCAACACCATATAATACCCCATATGATGTTGTAGCTGCTATGTAAGGGCAGGGCTGTACCAGGCAGGGGAATTTAGATAGGGCAGAGGGAGCTTTAGATCACATCCAGGACAGAGTAAGGACCTCAGGTAAGCTCATTGTGGTTTATGCCTGTTGTTTCTCCTCTCTTTGTACTGTTATATTAAACTTTCCTTATCTCAATGGACTTCAACCTTTTTCT
The sequence above is drawn from the Indicator indicator isolate 239-I01 chromosome Z, UM_Iind_1.1, whole genome shotgun sequence genome and encodes:
- the TMED7 gene encoding transmembrane emp24 domain-containing protein 7; translated protein: MPLRGFRAAGPWGWLPPLLLVALAACAARASEITFELPDNAKQCFYEEIAQGTKCTLEFQVITGGHYDVDCRLEDPDGIVLYKEMKKQYDSFTFTASRNGTYKFCFSNEFSTFTHKTVYFDFQVGEDPPLFPSENRVTALTQMESACVSIHEALKSVIDYQTHFRLREAQGRSRAEDLNTRVAYWSIGEAIILLVVSIGQVFLLKSFFSDKRTTATRVGS